In Nostoc sp. UHCC 0926, a single genomic region encodes these proteins:
- a CDS encoding pentapeptide repeat-containing protein: MKADQLLKNYKAGVRDFTGVNLSEANLREADLSDIILDRAILDGANLSHANLAQASLIEADLNGADLSNANLTGSNLSGAILDGAILDGAAMEGANLSQADLTVAKLIETNLSDADLQEANLMAANLDGADLSGADLAVADLSQANLTQADLNQTNLSGANLEGANIEGTILDENV, encoded by the coding sequence TCAACTCCTGAAAAACTATAAAGCAGGTGTCAGAGACTTTACTGGTGTCAACTTGAGCGAGGCAAACTTAAGGGAAGCCGATCTCAGTGACATAATTTTGGATAGAGCAATTTTAGATGGAGCTAATCTGAGTCACGCTAATTTAGCCCAAGCCAGTTTGATTGAGGCAGACTTAAATGGAGCAGATTTGAGCAATGCTAACCTCACTGGTAGCAACTTAAGCGGAGCCATCTTAGATGGAGCTATCTTGGATGGAGCAGCAATGGAAGGAGCTAATTTGAGTCAGGCTGATTTGACGGTTGCTAAACTGATTGAAACTAACTTGAGTGACGCGGATTTACAGGAAGCAAACTTGATGGCGGCGAATCTAGATGGAGCCGATTTGAGTGGTGCAGACTTAGCTGTAGCCGATTTGTCCCAAGCAAATCTCACTCAAGCAGATTTGAACCAGACAAATTTGAGCGGAGCAAATTTGGAGGGAGCCAATATAGAAGGAACCATCCTAGATGAAAATGTGTGA